From a region of the Qipengyuania spongiae genome:
- a CDS encoding acetyl-CoA acetyltransferase: MVTIIGGWQSDFARNWAREGMEIADGFAETLGCGLEQTGLKASEIETGHVGNFVADMFAQQSLLGGFFAQVDPELDGLPTSRHEAACASGSMAILAASAEIEAGRYDTACVLGIELMRNVPGQKAAENLGAAIWQGHELQDAIYPWPRAFSDLSEEYERRYGLDYRHLMRISEINFGNARANPNAQTRNWQFTDRSFTDCDEANPVVEGRTRKMDCGQVTDGAAVVFLASDAWADEWAKKNGKDPSSLSRIAGWGHRSAPISYRAKIKASENADYVFPQVRRAVMDARARAGVDLDAIDAFETHDCFAMTEYMAIDHLGLTDPGEGWKAIEAGTIEMGGTKPINPSGGLIGLGHPVGATGVRMLLDAHKQVTGTAGDYQVEGARRVQTLNIGGSTTTTASFIVESAAAA; the protein is encoded by the coding sequence ATGGTTACGATTATCGGTGGCTGGCAGAGCGACTTTGCCCGCAACTGGGCGCGCGAGGGGATGGAGATCGCCGACGGCTTCGCCGAAACTCTAGGCTGCGGCCTTGAGCAAACAGGCTTGAAGGCAAGCGAGATCGAGACCGGCCATGTCGGCAATTTCGTCGCCGACATGTTCGCGCAGCAAAGCTTGCTCGGCGGCTTCTTCGCGCAGGTTGATCCCGAGCTCGACGGCCTGCCCACCTCCCGGCACGAGGCCGCTTGTGCAAGTGGATCGATGGCCATCCTCGCGGCCAGCGCGGAGATCGAGGCCGGTCGGTATGACACGGCCTGCGTGCTTGGCATCGAACTGATGCGCAACGTGCCCGGGCAAAAGGCGGCCGAAAACCTCGGTGCGGCGATCTGGCAGGGACACGAATTGCAGGACGCGATCTATCCCTGGCCGCGTGCCTTCAGCGATCTGTCGGAAGAATACGAGCGCCGCTACGGCCTCGACTACCGTCATCTGATGCGGATTTCCGAGATCAATTTCGGCAATGCCCGCGCCAACCCAAATGCCCAGACCCGCAACTGGCAATTCACCGACCGGAGCTTCACCGACTGCGATGAGGCAAACCCGGTGGTCGAGGGCCGGACCCGCAAGATGGATTGCGGACAGGTGACCGACGGCGCGGCGGTGGTCTTCCTAGCTTCCGACGCCTGGGCCGACGAATGGGCGAAGAAGAACGGAAAAGACCCCTCCTCCCTGTCGCGCATCGCCGGGTGGGGGCATCGCTCGGCCCCCATTTCCTACCGCGCCAAGATCAAGGCGAGCGAGAACGCGGATTACGTCTTCCCGCAGGTCCGCCGCGCGGTGATGGATGCCCGCGCCCGCGCTGGTGTCGATCTCGACGCGATCGACGCCTTCGAGACTCACGATTGCTTCGCCATGACGGAATACATGGCGATCGACCACCTCGGCCTGACCGATCCGGGCGAAGGCTGGAAGGCGATCGAGGCGGGGACCATCGAGATGGGCGGCACCAAGCCGATCAACCCTTCCGGCGGTCTCATCGGCCTCGGCCACCCGGTCGGGGCGACCGGCGTACGGATGCTGCTCGACGCGCACAAGCAAGTGACCGGCACCGCCGGCGATTATCAGGTCGAGGGCGCGCGCCGGGTCCAGACACTCAATATCGGCGGCTCGACCACCACCACCGCCAGCTTCATCGTCGAAAGTGCTGCGGCGGCGTGA
- a CDS encoding nuclear transport factor 2 family protein yields the protein MTRMEQFQSVIDAWKRKDVETVLGSMTEDVVWHFAAAIAPPARGKAEARAFIDQFGASIGEVRWRIFHHCEQGDRLFVEGVDEYTTKDGTDIAAPYAGVIEFRGDKISGWRDYVDRGVIDSQKAGKGWSDQVKELVGRRAQ from the coding sequence ATGACCCGAATGGAACAATTCCAGTCCGTGATCGACGCCTGGAAGCGCAAGGATGTCGAAACTGTTCTCGGCTCGATGACCGAGGACGTGGTGTGGCACTTTGCCGCCGCCATTGCCCCGCCCGCTCGAGGCAAGGCGGAAGCGCGCGCTTTCATCGACCAGTTCGGCGCCAGTATCGGCGAGGTGCGCTGGCGCATCTTCCACCATTGCGAGCAGGGCGATCGCCTGTTCGTGGAAGGCGTCGACGAATACACGACGAAGGACGGCACGGACATCGCCGCGCCCTATGCCGGCGTGATCGAGTTCCGCGGCGACAAGATCAGCGGATGGCGCGATTATGTCGATCGCGGCGTGATCGACAGCCAGAAGGCGGGCAAGGGCTGGTCGGATCAGGTCAAGGAGCTTGTCGGGCGGCGCGCGCAATGA
- a CDS encoding AMP-binding protein: MTQSHGDESWRRAPFRHAEFLPVDLDLSEDADGTIRLTSRQPFEPIDANLARAFLNTAARLGNADALAEKGADGEWSYTSFARLAREVRGAAQWMLDNLPRGGVLVIMAENSVAVGALSFAAFATGTVLCPVSPAYGMAGGDHARLRHVFDRTAPAAIYCDPREPYERALKDIGCSATILSSDPDIFGSETVAISDVFATEPTAAVDAAIAEVDTEATAQYMMTSGSTGLPKVVEQSLDALAANTAQGIGLIGRAAGWDDVMLDWLPWHHAAGASVLRAGLVQGGTLHIDAGKPAPGLFDTSIDNLRGLSVPYFNNVPLGYAMLVEAMDGDEVLRDSFFAKMRLMLYGGAGLPQHVYDKLQRHAVAATGHRIHMTTGYGMTETVSGCCAIHYETDKVGIGLPGPGVEMKLVPNGERYEARLRGPMLMKGYLDEPEKTAAAFDEEGYYRTGDLVVFHDRADPAQGLAFAGRMAEEFKLSNGTWVYGGQLRDRLLKALGDDVAELVLADDNRAFLGLLVWPRQGATLDGIAAKLSTFNEGQQGGSAKIRRVRLLERPPSANDHEISDKGTINRRAVLDNRADAVDALFAEQVPDDVREI, encoded by the coding sequence ATGACCCAGAGCCATGGCGACGAGAGCTGGCGCCGGGCGCCCTTCCGTCACGCCGAATTTCTTCCCGTCGATCTTGATCTTTCCGAGGATGCGGACGGGACGATCCGTCTCACGAGCCGGCAGCCCTTCGAGCCGATCGATGCCAATCTGGCGCGCGCGTTCCTGAACACGGCCGCTCGGCTCGGCAACGCCGATGCGCTGGCGGAAAAGGGCGCGGATGGCGAGTGGAGTTACACGAGCTTTGCAAGGCTCGCGCGGGAGGTCCGCGGGGCAGCCCAGTGGATGCTCGACAACCTGCCGCGCGGAGGCGTGCTGGTCATCATGGCGGAGAACAGCGTGGCGGTCGGCGCGCTCAGCTTCGCCGCATTCGCGACCGGAACAGTGCTATGCCCGGTCAGCCCGGCCTACGGCATGGCAGGAGGAGACCATGCGCGCCTGCGCCATGTGTTCGACCGGACCGCGCCGGCCGCGATCTACTGCGATCCGCGAGAGCCCTACGAACGCGCGTTGAAAGACATCGGCTGCTCGGCCACGATCCTTTCCAGCGATCCGGACATTTTCGGCAGCGAAACTGTCGCAATTTCCGATGTTTTCGCCACCGAACCGACCGCAGCGGTCGATGCGGCCATCGCAGAGGTCGATACCGAAGCCACCGCGCAATACATGATGACCTCGGGCTCCACCGGACTTCCCAAGGTCGTCGAACAGTCCCTGGACGCACTCGCGGCCAACACCGCACAGGGCATCGGCCTGATCGGCCGCGCCGCCGGCTGGGACGATGTGATGCTGGACTGGCTGCCCTGGCATCATGCCGCAGGCGCCAGCGTGCTGCGCGCCGGGCTCGTCCAGGGCGGCACGCTGCATATCGACGCGGGCAAGCCGGCCCCCGGCCTGTTCGATACCAGCATCGACAATCTGCGCGGCCTGTCCGTGCCCTATTTCAACAACGTGCCGCTCGGCTACGCCATGCTGGTCGAGGCGATGGACGGCGACGAGGTGCTGCGCGACAGTTTCTTCGCCAAGATGCGCCTCATGCTTTATGGCGGCGCGGGACTGCCGCAGCACGTCTACGACAAGTTGCAGCGCCACGCCGTGGCGGCGACCGGCCATCGCATCCACATGACCACCGGCTACGGCATGACCGAGACCGTCTCGGGCTGCTGCGCGATCCATTACGAGACGGACAAGGTCGGCATCGGCCTGCCCGGTCCGGGGGTGGAGATGAAGCTGGTGCCGAATGGCGAGCGCTACGAAGCGCGGCTGCGCGGACCGATGCTGATGAAGGGCTATCTCGACGAACCGGAGAAGACCGCCGCCGCTTTCGACGAGGAAGGTTATTACCGCACCGGCGATCTCGTGGTGTTCCACGACCGCGCCGATCCCGCGCAGGGCCTCGCCTTCGCGGGGAGGATGGCCGAGGAATTCAAGCTTTCCAACGGCACCTGGGTCTATGGCGGGCAGCTGCGGGACCGGTTGCTGAAAGCACTCGGCGACGATGTCGCGGAACTGGTTCTGGCGGACGACAACCGCGCCTTCCTTGGCCTGCTCGTCTGGCCCAGGCAGGGGGCCACGCTCGACGGGATCGCGGCGAAGCTCTCAACCTTCAACGAGGGGCAGCAGGGCGGCTCCGCGAAGATCCGCCGGGTGCGCCTGCTCGAACGGCCACCAAGCGCCAACGATCACGAAATCTCGGACAAGGGCACGATCAACCGGCGCGCCGTTCTCGACAATCGCGCAGATGCGGTCGACGCGCTCTTTGCCGAGCAGGTGCCGGACGACGTGCGCGAGATCTGA
- a CDS encoding DUF1295 domain-containing protein — protein MSVWAVLAINAAILVACFVVLWLICLRTRDVTPVDSFWAFGMVVMALSSFAFATGDPQRKLLLLALTAAWGLRLGGYMLWRWRDHGSDRRYVALLGKAQERRGWSFAKASGLLVFATQAPLLFAVSLPAQIGQVDALPPLGTLALIGACLSLFGTLFETVGDLQLVRFKRNPANQGQVMDRGLWRYTRHPNYFGDACAWWGIWLVAAETSTGVWSIVGPMLLTWTLMKWSGAPTVEGKMARTKPGYADYVRRTSGFVPWFPKRA, from the coding sequence ATGTCGGTCTGGGCCGTCCTTGCCATCAACGCAGCCATCCTCGTCGCCTGTTTCGTGGTCCTCTGGCTGATATGCCTGAGAACTAGGGACGTGACGCCCGTAGACAGCTTCTGGGCTTTCGGCATGGTCGTGATGGCCCTGTCGAGCTTCGCTTTCGCCACCGGCGATCCGCAGCGGAAATTGCTGTTGCTGGCACTGACGGCGGCCTGGGGCCTGCGGCTCGGCGGGTACATGCTGTGGCGCTGGCGCGATCACGGGTCCGATCGGCGCTATGTCGCTCTCCTCGGCAAGGCGCAGGAAAGGCGCGGCTGGTCCTTCGCCAAGGCGAGCGGCCTGCTCGTCTTCGCAACGCAGGCGCCGTTGCTCTTCGCTGTGAGCCTGCCAGCGCAGATCGGACAGGTCGACGCTCTGCCGCCGCTCGGAACCCTGGCCCTGATCGGCGCCTGCCTGAGCTTGTTCGGCACCCTGTTCGAAACCGTGGGCGATCTCCAGCTCGTGCGGTTCAAGCGGAACCCGGCCAATCAGGGGCAGGTGATGGACCGGGGCCTGTGGCGTTACACGCGTCACCCGAACTATTTCGGCGATGCCTGCGCCTGGTGGGGCATCTGGCTGGTGGCGGCGGAGACGTCCACGGGCGTATGGAGCATCGTCGGCCCGATGCTGCTGACCTGGACTCTGATGAAGTGGTCGGGCGCGCCGACGGTCGAGGGCAAGATGGCCAGGACGAAACCGGGATATGCCGATTACGTCCGGCGCACCTCCGGCTTCGTGCCCTGGTTCCCCAAGCGGGCGTGA
- a CDS encoding nuclear transport factor 2 family protein produces MTDQEIEEFAAHFVDTVQRGDGEAMRDCYAPDGVIWHNTDGKEQSVDDNIKVLNWFVETLPDRTYTVKRREVIPDGFVQQHVLSATLPNGESWAMDACVVVSMEDGKIKRLDEYLDSGASAKLREYGR; encoded by the coding sequence ATGACCGATCAGGAAATCGAGGAATTCGCCGCCCATTTCGTCGACACCGTCCAGCGCGGCGACGGGGAGGCGATGCGAGACTGTTACGCACCCGACGGGGTGATCTGGCACAACACCGATGGCAAGGAACAGTCGGTCGACGACAACATCAAGGTGCTGAACTGGTTCGTCGAGACGCTGCCCGACCGCACCTATACCGTGAAGCGGCGCGAGGTGATCCCCGACGGCTTCGTCCAGCAGCATGTCTTGTCTGCCACGCTCCCCAACGGAGAGTCGTGGGCGATGGATGCCTGCGTCGTGGTCAGCATGGAAGACGGCAAGATCAAGCGGCTGGACGAATATCTCGACAGCGGCGCCAGTGCGAAATTACGGGAATACGGGCGCTAG
- a CDS encoding NAD(P)H-dependent flavin oxidoreductase, with protein MGREILQRLRLPVVAAPMFLVSGPDMVIAAARSGIVGAFPTPNCRTSEEVDAWMARIVAETADAPGLWAANLVTHSSNARLADDLAMVAKHKPPIVITALGSPAPAIDVVHSYGGLVLADVVNEKLGRKAAAAGADGLVAVASGAGGHTGSLSPFAFVSVLREFFDGIVCVGGAIADGAGVAGAVAAGADLVYVGTRFLAAEESLADAEYKAMVVNSRAEDLVVSPAITGTPASWLKPSLEKAGYDLSDLGAPATRDYGGDPAKKWRDLWAAGQGLHSITASEPLADIVDTLEDGWNAARERLHTFGRTQ; from the coding sequence ATGGGCAGGGAGATACTGCAACGCCTTCGCCTGCCCGTGGTGGCAGCTCCGATGTTCCTGGTATCCGGACCGGACATGGTGATCGCGGCCGCGCGCTCCGGCATTGTCGGCGCCTTTCCGACGCCCAATTGCCGCACGAGCGAAGAGGTCGATGCGTGGATGGCACGCATTGTCGCGGAGACAGCTGATGCGCCGGGTCTGTGGGCGGCCAATCTCGTCACCCATTCCTCCAATGCCCGCCTCGCCGACGATCTGGCGATGGTCGCCAAGCACAAACCACCGATCGTCATCACCGCGCTCGGGAGTCCGGCGCCGGCGATCGACGTCGTCCATTCCTATGGCGGGCTCGTCCTCGCCGACGTCGTCAACGAGAAGCTCGGACGCAAGGCCGCCGCTGCCGGAGCGGACGGGCTGGTCGCGGTGGCGAGCGGAGCCGGGGGGCACACGGGCAGCCTTTCGCCCTTCGCCTTCGTCAGCGTGCTGCGCGAATTCTTCGACGGGATCGTCTGCGTCGGCGGGGCCATCGCCGACGGGGCGGGGGTGGCGGGCGCGGTCGCCGCCGGAGCCGATCTCGTTTATGTGGGGACGCGCTTCCTCGCCGCCGAGGAAAGCCTTGCCGATGCAGAATACAAGGCAATGGTGGTGAATTCCCGAGCGGAAGACCTGGTGGTCAGCCCGGCTATCACCGGCACGCCGGCGAGCTGGCTCAAGCCCTCGCTCGAAAAGGCGGGCTACGACCTTTCCGATCTCGGCGCCCCGGCGACGCGCGACTATGGTGGCGATCCGGCGAAGAAGTGGCGCGACCTGTGGGCCGCGGGGCAGGGGCTCCATTCGATCACGGCCAGCGAACCGCTGGCCGACATCGTCGACACTCTCGAGGACGGGTGGAACGCCGCCCGCGAGAGACTTCACACCTTCGGGAGAACACAATGA
- a CDS encoding acetyl-CoA C-acyltransferase, whose protein sequence is MTVYIHDAVRTPRGKAKPDGALAGETPHGLVTRLVDALDERGHAPRSIDRFTLGCVGQVGAQGGGVAMVSKMAANLPDACVVHSINNFCASGLTAIGLSLDAIEAGRAASALAGGVEMMSRVPFMADRADYYSDQSFPPERRYIPVGLAADLLARSEDISREAMDEAAERSQRLAAAAEDRPGFNASRIAVAGLTREESIRPTSLRKLAEMPHAFTTWGEEYAHALSEPATHRHTVAHAPPIVDGAGLALLSNEAAGARARIVSYAEMGGDPRASLTAGFAAMEKALEQAGLSLDRIDRIEFMEAFAVTIAKFLRDFPVDPGKVNVSGGHLAKGHPMGATGAILTSTLLDVLDETDQRFGMVVCTGAQGVGAAMIVERL, encoded by the coding sequence ATGACCGTATACATCCACGACGCCGTCCGCACGCCGCGCGGCAAGGCGAAGCCCGATGGCGCGCTGGCAGGCGAGACGCCGCACGGGCTCGTCACGCGGCTTGTCGATGCGCTGGATGAGCGCGGACACGCTCCGCGGAGCATCGATCGCTTCACGCTCGGCTGCGTCGGCCAGGTCGGTGCGCAGGGCGGAGGGGTCGCGATGGTCTCCAAGATGGCGGCGAACCTGCCCGACGCATGCGTCGTCCATTCGATCAACAATTTCTGCGCTTCCGGCCTCACCGCGATCGGCCTGTCGCTCGACGCGATCGAGGCGGGGCGGGCGGCATCGGCGCTCGCCGGGGGCGTGGAGATGATGAGCCGCGTTCCTTTCATGGCCGACCGCGCGGATTATTACAGCGACCAGAGCTTCCCGCCCGAGCGGCGTTACATCCCGGTCGGCCTCGCTGCCGACCTCCTCGCCCGGTCCGAGGACATTTCCCGCGAAGCGATGGACGAAGCCGCCGAACGCTCGCAGCGTCTCGCCGCGGCGGCCGAGGATCGCCCCGGTTTCAACGCGAGCCGGATCGCGGTGGCGGGGCTGACGCGCGAGGAATCCATCCGCCCGACCTCGCTCCGCAAGCTTGCGGAAATGCCGCACGCCTTCACCACCTGGGGCGAGGAATACGCCCACGCGCTGTCCGAACCGGCCACGCACCGGCATACGGTCGCCCATGCTCCGCCGATCGTGGACGGTGCGGGCCTGGCTCTCCTGTCGAACGAGGCGGCGGGCGCCCGTGCACGTATCGTCTCCTATGCCGAGATGGGCGGCGATCCGCGCGCCTCGCTGACCGCCGGGTTCGCGGCGATGGAAAAGGCGCTCGAACAGGCGGGTCTGAGCCTCGACCGGATTGACCGGATCGAGTTCATGGAAGCCTTCGCGGTTACTATCGCCAAGTTCCTGCGCGACTTTCCCGTCGATCCCGGCAAGGTGAACGTATCCGGCGGGCATCTCGCCAAGGGGCATCCGATGGGGGCCACGGGTGCGATCCTCACATCCACCCTGCTCGACGTGCTCGACGAAACGGACCAGCGGTTCGGCATGGTGGTGTGCACCGGTGCGCAGGGCGTGGGCGCGGCGATGATCGTGGAGAGGCTTTGA
- a CDS encoding class I adenylate-forming enzyme family protein, with product MFLTPAEKVRDYENRGWWKGESVDAMTRRAVASGGDADALVDPFNRDSLDGRDPERLSWSELDERVDRLAAALLADGLTKDDIVLAQLPNTVDAVLLFLACARTGAILSPVAMPYRRHELEYIVDQVRPRFIVTVASFAGFDHAALARTLAEREGRMEVLIFGDGERDLRAKAAKTDPERTRTHVEANPVAGGEVLTICWTSGTESRPKGVPRDHNHWVLNAEVVADGTGAKAGDVLLNPFPLVNIGSIGGLVMPWLMLGTKLVLHHPFDLGVFLRQIEQERVSYTIAPPAVLTALLKQPQILEAVDISSLHTVSSGSAPLSPWLIEGWAKKGIEITNVFGSNEGAGLFSSAASVPDYASRARYFPRFGAEGQSWEARSHEVSSSRLVDPETEEEIATPGRAGELRLGGASIFACYWQSPELTEAAFDDQGHYRTGDLFEIAEEDERFYRFIGRSKEIIVRGGINISPAEIDDLLTGFPMAVEAATVGIPDDRLGERIAVAVVPVEGAEPKLEDVIAFLAERDVAIYKRPERLVLMDKLPRNPMNKIMRNELRAMVLGKLAE from the coding sequence ATGTTCCTGACGCCGGCCGAGAAAGTGCGCGATTACGAAAACCGGGGCTGGTGGAAGGGCGAAAGCGTAGACGCCATGACCCGCCGCGCGGTGGCGTCGGGCGGGGATGCGGATGCGCTGGTCGATCCCTTCAACCGCGACAGCCTGGATGGACGGGATCCCGAGCGGCTGAGCTGGTCGGAACTCGACGAGCGGGTCGACCGCCTTGCAGCCGCGCTGCTGGCGGACGGGCTGACAAAGGACGACATCGTCCTTGCGCAGCTTCCCAACACGGTCGATGCGGTGCTGCTGTTCCTCGCCTGTGCGCGGACGGGCGCGATCCTGTCACCCGTCGCCATGCCCTATCGCCGGCACGAACTCGAATACATCGTCGACCAGGTGAGGCCGCGCTTCATCGTTACGGTCGCCAGCTTCGCCGGGTTCGACCATGCCGCTCTCGCTCGCACGCTCGCCGAAAGGGAGGGCCGCATGGAGGTGCTTATCTTCGGCGATGGCGAAAGGGACTTGCGCGCAAAGGCTGCCAAAACCGATCCCGAGCGGACCCGCACCCATGTGGAAGCGAACCCGGTTGCGGGCGGCGAGGTGCTGACGATCTGCTGGACCAGTGGGACCGAGTCGCGCCCCAAGGGCGTTCCGCGCGATCACAATCACTGGGTCCTCAACGCCGAGGTCGTCGCCGACGGCACGGGCGCGAAGGCGGGCGACGTTCTTCTCAACCCCTTCCCGCTGGTGAATATCGGATCGATCGGCGGGCTGGTGATGCCGTGGCTGATGCTGGGAACCAAGCTCGTGCTCCACCATCCCTTCGATCTGGGCGTATTCCTGCGCCAGATCGAGCAGGAGCGGGTGAGCTACACGATCGCTCCGCCCGCCGTGCTGACCGCATTGCTGAAACAGCCGCAGATCCTTGAGGCGGTCGATATTTCCTCGCTTCACACCGTTTCCTCGGGCTCCGCGCCCCTGTCGCCCTGGCTGATCGAGGGCTGGGCCAAAAAGGGGATCGAGATTACCAACGTGTTCGGATCGAACGAGGGCGCCGGCCTTTTCTCGAGCGCGGCGAGCGTGCCCGACTACGCCAGCCGCGCACGCTACTTCCCGCGTTTCGGGGCCGAGGGGCAGAGTTGGGAGGCGCGCAGCCACGAGGTCTCAAGCTCGCGCCTGGTCGATCCCGAAACGGAAGAAGAGATTGCGACGCCCGGCCGCGCGGGAGAATTGCGGCTCGGCGGGGCAAGCATATTCGCCTGCTACTGGCAGTCGCCCGAACTGACCGAAGCCGCGTTCGACGATCAGGGGCACTACCGCACCGGCGACCTGTTCGAGATCGCCGAGGAGGACGAGCGCTTCTATCGCTTCATCGGCCGGTCGAAGGAGATCATCGTGCGAGGCGGCATCAACATCTCGCCCGCCGAGATCGACGATTTGCTGACAGGATTTCCGATGGCGGTCGAAGCCGCGACCGTGGGCATCCCCGACGATCGGCTCGGCGAGCGGATCGCGGTGGCGGTCGTTCCGGTCGAGGGCGCGGAACCGAAGCTGGAGGACGTCATCGCTTTCCTCGCCGAGCGCGACGTGGCGATCTACAAACGGCCCGAAAGGCTGGTGCTGATGGACAAGCTGCCGCGCAATCCGATGAACAAGATCATGCGCAACGAATTGCGCGCTATGGTCCTCGGGAAACTGGCGGAATAA
- a CDS encoding carotenoid oxygenase family protein, whose product MRVEKLPPVKTTLRPSNHPYISGAWTPQHEEVNAFDLEVLEGEIPADIDGIYLRNTENPVHQPIGRHHPFDGDGMIHQIAFSEGRATYRNRFVRTRCFEAEQIEGGALWGGLADGPGVSKRPGFGAKGDIKDSASTDIIVHAGKAIATFYQCGEGYVLDPVTLENEGIAPWVPIDGISAHPKVDEATGELMFFNYSKHAPYMHYGVVDADGKLQTYIPVELPGPRLPHDMTFSENWSILNDLPVFWDAELMKHRNLHAVRLHKGLPSRFALIPRHGKPEDIRWFEGEPTYVLHWLNAYEEGDEVVLDGYFQENPTPRPEGFEEHGEHAHLMAFLDGHSLGTRLHRWRFNLVDGTTHEERLDDRTVEFGMINQKYAGRKYRYAYSTVAKPGWFLFEGFVKHDLETGEAIELKLEPGRYASEAPFAPRIGAVDEDDGYLVSFIIDENQGTSECVLIDCKKFADGPVCRIALPHKLSSGTHATWVDSETLEAAKARKREALAA is encoded by the coding sequence ATGCGCGTCGAGAAGCTGCCCCCGGTCAAGACCACCCTGCGCCCGTCAAATCATCCCTATATTTCCGGAGCCTGGACGCCGCAGCACGAGGAGGTGAACGCCTTCGATCTCGAAGTACTGGAAGGTGAGATCCCTGCCGATATCGACGGCATCTATCTACGCAATACCGAGAATCCCGTCCATCAGCCGATCGGCCGGCACCATCCGTTCGACGGCGACGGTATGATCCACCAGATCGCCTTTTCCGAAGGCCGCGCGACCTATCGCAACCGCTTCGTGCGCACGCGCTGTTTCGAGGCGGAGCAGATCGAGGGCGGGGCGCTCTGGGGCGGGCTGGCCGACGGCCCGGGGGTTTCCAAGCGTCCGGGCTTCGGCGCCAAGGGCGATATCAAGGATTCCGCCTCCACCGATATCATCGTCCATGCGGGCAAGGCGATCGCGACCTTCTACCAATGCGGGGAGGGCTACGTCCTCGACCCCGTGACGCTGGAGAACGAAGGGATCGCGCCCTGGGTGCCGATCGACGGGATTTCGGCCCATCCCAAGGTGGACGAGGCGACGGGCGAGCTTATGTTCTTCAACTACAGCAAGCACGCGCCCTACATGCATTACGGCGTCGTCGATGCCGACGGGAAGCTCCAGACCTACATTCCGGTCGAGCTGCCGGGGCCGCGCCTGCCGCATGACATGACCTTTTCGGAGAACTGGTCGATCCTCAACGATCTGCCGGTCTTCTGGGATGCGGAGCTGATGAAGCACCGCAATCTCCACGCGGTCCGCCTGCACAAGGGATTACCCTCGCGCTTCGCGCTCATCCCGCGCCATGGCAAGCCGGAGGACATTCGCTGGTTCGAAGGCGAGCCCACCTATGTGCTTCACTGGCTCAACGCCTACGAGGAAGGCGACGAGGTCGTCCTCGACGGCTATTTCCAAGAAAACCCCACCCCGCGGCCCGAAGGTTTCGAGGAGCATGGCGAGCACGCGCACCTGATGGCCTTCCTCGACGGGCATTCGCTCGGCACCAGGCTTCACCGCTGGCGGTTCAACCTCGTCGACGGGACCACGCACGAGGAACGGCTGGACGATCGCACGGTCGAATTCGGTATGATCAATCAGAAATATGCCGGGCGGAAATATCGTTACGCCTATTCCACGGTCGCCAAGCCGGGCTGGTTCCTGTTCGAAGGCTTCGTGAAGCACGACCTCGAAACCGGGGAGGCGATCGAGCTGAAGCTGGAGCCGGGCCGCTATGCGTCCGAAGCACCCTTCGCCCCGCGCATCGGCGCGGTGGACGAGGACGACGGCTATCTGGTGAGCTTCATCATCGACGAGAACCAGGGCACGTCGGAATGCGTCCTCATCGACTGCAAGAAGTTCGCGGACGGTCCGGTCTGCCGCATCGCCCTGCCGCACAAACTGTCGAGCGGGACCCATGCGACCTGGGTGGACAGCGAGACACTGGAGGCGGCCAAGGCGCGCAAGCGCGAGGCGCTGGCCGCCTGA
- a CDS encoding SgcJ/EcaC family oxidoreductase: MEDRSAHNIAVVKNMIAAWEARDAEAITNMFTEDGVLHSVMIDPIVGRDAIRPRMEFLVDNASHMHLNVRNWAVTGDTVFIERQDEFTFKGHEGKVPVVGVLVVEGDKIKEWREYYDRAELLEAMGVEGDF; the protein is encoded by the coding sequence ATGGAAGACCGGTCCGCCCACAATATCGCGGTCGTGAAGAACATGATCGCCGCATGGGAAGCGCGAGATGCCGAGGCGATCACGAACATGTTCACCGAGGACGGCGTGCTCCATTCGGTGATGATCGATCCGATCGTTGGCCGCGACGCAATCCGGCCGCGCATGGAGTTCCTGGTCGACAATGCCAGCCACATGCACCTCAATGTCCGCAACTGGGCGGTCACGGGCGATACTGTCTTCATCGAGCGGCAGGATGAATTCACCTTCAAGGGCCACGAGGGCAAGGTCCCCGTGGTCGGCGTGCTCGTGGTAGAAGGCGACAAGATCAAGGAATGGCGCGAATACTACGATCGCGCCGAACTGCTGGAAGCCATGGGAGTCGAAGGCGATTTCTGA